Proteins from a single region of Thunnus maccoyii chromosome 23, fThuMac1.1, whole genome shotgun sequence:
- the LOC121890403 gene encoding uncharacterized protein LOC121890403 — MAKLKEELLIFLEKLKEDEFEKFKWYLEQDDILEGSKGIPVAQLEKAARTRTVDLIVQKYPGRGALQVTMKVLEKIGRNDLVQHLQNSHSGPKDLSVDPMGQKYQDPEALEVTMKVLEMISENNLVQHLQNFHSGSKDLKTRKKPKLKWVQQFAVEVTLDHDTAHPNLILSNDGKQVHHGDVRKKLPNKPERFYRCVNVLGQQSISTGRFYYEVQVKWKTAWDLGVAKESIKRKQSITTRPENGYWTLMLRNEDDYVANDYDHPVRLSLNQPPQKVGVFVDYEEGLICFYDVDAADLLYYFTDCSFTEKLYPFFSPCTNNGGKNSAPLIISPVNHTLNLKTHEFGDQNEDYERRKAELESVQQFAVEVTLDPDTAHPALFLSDDRKQVHDGDVWEKLPDNLRRFKRCVNVLGKQSFSSGRFYYEVQVKGKTAWTLGVAKESINRKGQITLSPDNGYWTLWLRDGDEYVANDHPPVDLSLKKHPQKVGVSVNYEEGLVCFYDVDAADLLYAFTDCSFTEKLYPFFSPCTQDSGTNSAPLIISPVNHPLNLKTHDVGEQKEQYERKKADLKSIQQFAVEVTLDPDTAHPSLILSDDGKQVRHGDVRKNLPNNPERFNSCVNVLGKQRFSSGKFYYEVQVKGKTAWTLGVAKESIDRKGDITLSPEKGFWTMWLRNGDKYEAIDEPSVSLSLQTHPEKVGVFVDYEAGLICFYDVDAADLLYAFTDCSFTEKLVPYLSPCTNDDGRNSAPLIISPVSHTD; from the exons ATGGCGAAACTTAAAGAGGAGCTCCTTATATTTCTGgaaaaattaaaagaagatGAGTTTGAAAAGTTCAAGTGGTACCTGGAGCAGGATGACATCCTGGAGGGCTCTAAAGGCATCCCAGTGGCTCAGCTGGAGAAAGCAGCAAGGACACGTACAGTGGATCTAATAGTACAGAAATATCCAGGTCGTGGAGCTCTGCAGGTAACCATGAAGGTTTTAGAAAAGATCGGCAGGAATGATCTGGTGCAGCATTTACAAAACTCCCACTCAGGACCAAAag ACCTTTCAGTGGATCCAATGGGACAGAAATATCAGGATCCTGAAGCTCTGGAGGTAACCATGAAGGTTTTAGAAATGATCAGCGAGAATAATCTGGTGCAGCATTTACAAAACTTCCACTCCGGATCCAAAG ACCTCAAGACACGAAAGAAGCCAAAGCTGAAGTGGGTCCAGCAGTTTGCAGTAGAGGTGACTCTGGATCATGATACAGCTCATCCTAATCTTATCCTGTCTAATGATGGGAAACAAGTACATCATGGAGATGTGAGGAAGAAACTACCAAACAAACCTGAGAGGTTTTACAGATGTGTTAATGTCTTAGGGCAGCAGAGTATCTCCACTGGAAGATTTTACTATGAGGTTCAGGTTAAATGGAAGACTGCCTGGGATTTGGGAGTGGCCAAAGAGTCGATCAAGAGGAAACAAAGTATTACAACAAGACCTGAGAATGGCTACTGGACTTTAATGCTGAGGAACGAGGATGACTATGTTGCTAATGATTATGATCATCCGGTCCGTCTCTCTCTGAATCAGCCTCCTCAGAAGGTGGGAgtgtttgtggattatgaggagggtctgatttgtttttatgatgtagATGCTGCAGATCTTCTCTACTACTTTACTGACTGctccttcactgagaaactctacCCTTTCTTTAGCCCCTGTACTAATAATGGTGGTAAAAACTCTGCACCTCTGATTATCTCTCCAGTTAATCATACGCTGAACCTCAAGACACATGAATTTGGTGATCAGAATGAAGACTATGAAAGAAGGAAGGCTGAACTAGAGAGTGTCCAGCAGTTTGCAGTAGAGGTGACTCTGGATCCTGATACAGCACATCCTGCTCTCTTCTTGTCTGATGATAGAAAACAAGTACATGATGGTGATGTATGGGAGAAACTCCCAGACAACCTTAGAAGGTTTAAGAGATGTGTTAATGTATTAGGAAAGCAGAGTTTCTCCTCAGGAAGATTTTACTATGAGGTTCAGGTCAAAGGGAAGACTGCCTGGACTTTAGGAGTGGCCAAAGAGTCCATCAACAGGAAGGGACAAATCACACTGAGCCCTGACAACGGCTACTGGACTTTATGGTTGAGGGATGGAGATGAGTATGTGGCTAATGATCACCCACCAGTCGATCTTTCTCTGAAGAAACACCCTCAGAAGGTGGGGGTGTCTGTAAATTATGAGGAAGGTCTTGTTTGCTTTTATGACGTAGATGCTGCAGATCTTCTCTACGCCTTTACTGACTGTtccttcactgagaaactctacCCATTCTTCAGTCCCTGTACTCAAGACAGTGGTACAAACTCAGCCCCTCTCATCATCTCTCCTGTCAATCACCCACTGAACCTCAAGACACATGATGTTGGGGAACAGAAAGAACaatatgaaagaaagaaggCCGATCTGAAGAGCATCCAGCAGTTTGCAGTAGAGGTAACTCTGGATCCTGATACAGCACATCCCAGTCTTATCCTGTCTGACGATGGGAAACAAGTACGTCATGGAGATGTGAGGAAGAACTTACCAAACAACCCTGAGAGATTTAACAGTTGTGTTAATGTCTTAGGAAAGCAGAGATTTTCCTCAGGAAAATTTTACTATGAGGTTCAGGTCAAAGGGAAGACTGCCTGGACTTTAGGAGTGGCCAAAGAGTCAATTGACAGGAAGGGAGATATTACACTGAGCCCTGAGAAGGGTTTCTGGACTATGTGGTTGAGGAATGGAGACAAGTATGAGGCTATTGATGAACCTTCAGTCagtctctctctgcagacacaCCCTGAGAAGGTGGGAGTGTTTGTCGATTATGAGGCGggtctcatttgtttttatgacgTAGATGCTGCAGATCTTCTCTACGCCTTCACTGACTGTTCCTTCACTGAGAAGCTTGTTCCATACTTAAGTCCCTGTACTAATGATGATGGTAGAAACTCTGCTCCTCTGATCATCTCTCCTGTCAGTCACACAGATTAG